A single genomic interval of Shewanella psychropiezotolerans harbors:
- a CDS encoding porin, translating into MNTMNTLKSLVAIAVTLCCYNAYADETQSLEERVAKLEHNTAPSQFKNSQVSLYGSIRPTLSYLDDDQDKTWDVRDALSRVGIKASTEFADGWSAIAQGEWSIDIANSGNFGKARLAYAAIASPYGQVGIGKQRPAQYTLVAEYVDIFNHGNSPYAYDHESPFFVDNFVTYKLITGGLTWMAGAQVDGDSGENGTDMVNLGVGYDLGQLHLGLGYVSQNTMSDAGSEGDDQTIGGVVAYTFSNDLYLAVSYQDKQYHLNALSQDRSGSTLDTALAYPISDEYKVKLGYFQFKDGINDDTSADYSGFNTTLEWNPMDNVRLHLEYLAKNFEHQQDDQAITIGFRYDFNLIWTD; encoded by the coding sequence ATGAATACGATGAATACATTAAAATCACTCGTGGCAATTGCCGTTACTCTTTGCTGCTATAACGCTTATGCCGATGAGACTCAATCATTAGAGGAGCGGGTTGCTAAACTCGAACACAACACCGCACCATCACAGTTTAAAAACAGCCAGGTCAGTCTATACGGTTCCATTCGTCCAACGCTTAGCTACCTGGATGATGATCAGGATAAAACCTGGGATGTTCGTGATGCCCTATCGCGTGTAGGCATTAAGGCCAGCACAGAATTTGCCGATGGCTGGAGCGCTATCGCTCAGGGTGAGTGGAGCATAGATATTGCCAATTCGGGTAACTTCGGTAAGGCACGTCTAGCCTATGCCGCTATCGCTTCACCATACGGACAAGTGGGTATTGGTAAGCAGCGTCCGGCTCAATACACCTTAGTTGCCGAGTACGTCGATATCTTCAACCATGGTAACAGCCCATACGCCTATGATCACGAGAGCCCATTCTTCGTCGATAACTTCGTCACTTACAAACTGATTACTGGCGGTCTCACCTGGATGGCAGGCGCGCAGGTTGACGGCGACAGCGGTGAGAATGGTACCGATATGGTCAACTTAGGTGTCGGTTACGATTTAGGCCAGTTACACCTAGGCTTAGGTTATGTCAGCCAAAACACAATGTCAGATGCCGGTAGCGAAGGCGATGACCAGACTATTGGCGGCGTCGTCGCTTATACCTTCAGCAACGATCTCTATCTCGCTGTCAGCTATCAGGACAAGCAATATCATTTGAATGCCTTAAGCCAAGATAGAAGTGGCAGTACCTTAGATACAGCACTAGCCTACCCGATTAGTGATGAGTACAAAGTAAAACTAGGCTATTTTCAGTTTAAAGATGGCATCAATGATGATACCTCCGCCGACTACAGTGGCTTCAATACGACTCTCGAGTGGAACCCTATGGATAATGTGCGCCTGCACTTAGAGTATCTAGCTAAAAACTTCGAGCATCAACAAGATGACCAAGCCATCACCATAGGCTTTAGATACGACTTCAAC